One genomic window of Dunckerocampus dactyliophorus isolate RoL2022-P2 chromosome 7, RoL_Ddac_1.1, whole genome shotgun sequence includes the following:
- the serinc2l gene encoding serine incorporator 2 isoform X1 gives MGACMALCSLASCASCLCGSAPCLLCGCCPSSNNSTVTRLVFSFFLLLGTFVSVIMILPGMEAQLRKIPGFCQGGSTIPGVENQFNCDVIVGYKSVYRMCFAMTCFFFLFFIIMIRVRSSKDPRAAIQNGFWFFKFLILVGITVGAFFIPDGTFHTVWYYFGAAGSLFFILIQLILLIDFAHSWNKVWVEKAENNDNKCWYAGLLTFTLLYYALAFTAVVLCYVYYTLPDDCTEHKVVISLNLIFCIIISIVSILPKVQEAQPNSGLLQASLISLYTMYITWSAMTNNPNRKCNPSLLSLVSNVSTPATSADTGHSQWWDAQSIVGLIIFLLCTLYASIRSSSNTQVNKLLQTEEGGGASGDGEVGEGGVRRAVDNEEDGVTYNYSAFHLQLCLASLYIMMTLTNWYQPDTTTQAMQSSMPAVWVKVGSSWLGLSLYLWTLIAPLVFPDRDFN, from the exons ATGGGGGCTTGTATGGCCTTGTGCTCTTTAGCCAGCTGT GCCTCCTGTCTGTGTGGCTCAGCGCCATGTCTGCTGTGCGGCTGTTGTCCTTCCTCGAATAACTCCACTGTCACACGATTGGTTTTCAGCTTCTTTTTGCTGCTGGGGACCTTTGTGTCTGTCATCATGATTCTTCCCGGAATGGAAGCTCAGCTACGCAAA ATTCCAGGATTTTGCCAAGGAGGGAGTACTATCCCTGGTGTTGAAAACCAGTTTAACTGTGATGTCATTGTGGGCTACAAGTCTGTGTATCGCATGTGCTTTGCCATGACgtgcttcttcttcctcttcttcatcaTCATGATTCGCGTCCGTAGCAGCAAAGACCCCCGTGCTGCTATTCAGAATGG tttctgGTTCTTTAAATTTCTGATCTTAGTTGGGATTACAGTGGGAGCCTTTTTCATTCCCGATGGGACATTTCATACTG TGTGGTACTATTTTGGAGCAGCAGGTTCCCTCTTCTTCATTCTGATCCAACTCATTCTCCTCATCGACTTTGCTCACTCCTGGAACAAAGTGTGGGTAGAAAAGGCTgaaaataatgacaacaagtgCTGGTATGCAG GCCTGCTGACTTTCACACTCCTGTACTACGCTCTGGCTTTCACCGCTGTTGTACTGTGTTATGTTTACTACACATTACCAGATGACTGCACAGAACACAAGGTTGTCATCAGCCTCAACCTGATCTTCTGTATCATCATCTCGATTGTCTCCATCCTACCTAAGGTTCAG gaagcCCAGCCAAACTCCGGCCTGCTGCAAGCTTCCCTTATCTCCCTCTACACCATGTACATCACTTGGTCTGCAATGACCAATAATCCAA ATCGAAAGTGTAACCCCAGCCTATTGAGCCTGGTGTCGAACGTCAGCACCCCCGCGACCTCTGCTGACACAGGTCATTCGCAGTGGTGGGATGCTCAGAGCATTGTTGGCctcatcatcttcctcctctGCACGCTCTACGCCAG TATCCGTTCATCCAGCAACACCCAGGTGAACAAGCTGCTGCAAACGGAAGAGGGTGGTGGAGCAAGTGGAGATGGTGAGGTGGGGGAGGGCGGCGTACGCAGGGCTGTGGACAATGAGGAGGATGGGGTCACGTACAACTACTCAGCCTTCCACCTTCAGCTGTGTCTGGCTTCGCTCTACATCATGATGACACTCACAAACTGGTACCA ACCCGACACCACCACCCAAGCCATGCAGAGCAGCATGCCAGCCGTGTGGGTGAAGGTTGGCTCCAGCTGGCTGGGCCTAAGCCTGTACCTGTGGACCCTCATCGCACCGCTCGTCTTCCCTGACAGAGATTTCAACTGA
- the serinc2l gene encoding serine incorporator 1 isoform X2 → MILPGMEAQLRKIPGFCQGGSTIPGVENQFNCDVIVGYKSVYRMCFAMTCFFFLFFIIMIRVRSSKDPRAAIQNGFWFFKFLILVGITVGAFFIPDGTFHTVWYYFGAAGSLFFILIQLILLIDFAHSWNKVWVEKAENNDNKCWYAGLLTFTLLYYALAFTAVVLCYVYYTLPDDCTEHKVVISLNLIFCIIISIVSILPKVQEAQPNSGLLQASLISLYTMYITWSAMTNNPNRKCNPSLLSLVSNVSTPATSADTGHSQWWDAQSIVGLIIFLLCTLYASIRSSSNTQVNKLLQTEEGGGASGDGEVGEGGVRRAVDNEEDGVTYNYSAFHLQLCLASLYIMMTLTNWYQPDTTTQAMQSSMPAVWVKVGSSWLGLSLYLWTLIAPLVFPDRDFN, encoded by the exons ATGATTCTTCCCGGAATGGAAGCTCAGCTACGCAAA ATTCCAGGATTTTGCCAAGGAGGGAGTACTATCCCTGGTGTTGAAAACCAGTTTAACTGTGATGTCATTGTGGGCTACAAGTCTGTGTATCGCATGTGCTTTGCCATGACgtgcttcttcttcctcttcttcatcaTCATGATTCGCGTCCGTAGCAGCAAAGACCCCCGTGCTGCTATTCAGAATGG tttctgGTTCTTTAAATTTCTGATCTTAGTTGGGATTACAGTGGGAGCCTTTTTCATTCCCGATGGGACATTTCATACTG TGTGGTACTATTTTGGAGCAGCAGGTTCCCTCTTCTTCATTCTGATCCAACTCATTCTCCTCATCGACTTTGCTCACTCCTGGAACAAAGTGTGGGTAGAAAAGGCTgaaaataatgacaacaagtgCTGGTATGCAG GCCTGCTGACTTTCACACTCCTGTACTACGCTCTGGCTTTCACCGCTGTTGTACTGTGTTATGTTTACTACACATTACCAGATGACTGCACAGAACACAAGGTTGTCATCAGCCTCAACCTGATCTTCTGTATCATCATCTCGATTGTCTCCATCCTACCTAAGGTTCAG gaagcCCAGCCAAACTCCGGCCTGCTGCAAGCTTCCCTTATCTCCCTCTACACCATGTACATCACTTGGTCTGCAATGACCAATAATCCAA ATCGAAAGTGTAACCCCAGCCTATTGAGCCTGGTGTCGAACGTCAGCACCCCCGCGACCTCTGCTGACACAGGTCATTCGCAGTGGTGGGATGCTCAGAGCATTGTTGGCctcatcatcttcctcctctGCACGCTCTACGCCAG TATCCGTTCATCCAGCAACACCCAGGTGAACAAGCTGCTGCAAACGGAAGAGGGTGGTGGAGCAAGTGGAGATGGTGAGGTGGGGGAGGGCGGCGTACGCAGGGCTGTGGACAATGAGGAGGATGGGGTCACGTACAACTACTCAGCCTTCCACCTTCAGCTGTGTCTGGCTTCGCTCTACATCATGATGACACTCACAAACTGGTACCA ACCCGACACCACCACCCAAGCCATGCAGAGCAGCATGCCAGCCGTGTGGGTGAAGGTTGGCTCCAGCTGGCTGGGCCTAAGCCTGTACCTGTGGACCCTCATCGCACCGCTCGTCTTCCCTGACAGAGATTTCAACTGA